A section of the Candidatus Neomarinimicrobiota bacterium genome encodes:
- the groL gene encoding chaperonin GroEL (60 kDa chaperone family; promotes refolding of misfolded polypeptides especially under stressful conditions; forms two stacked rings of heptamers to form a barrel-shaped 14mer; ends can be capped by GroES; misfolded proteins enter the barrel where they are refolded when GroES binds) produces the protein MAKYIEFDQEARSKLKTGVDILANAVKVTLGPKGRNVVIDKKFGAPTITKDGVTVAKEIELEDPRENMGAQMVREVASKTSDIAGDGTTTATVLAQAIVTQGLKNVTAGANPMEIKRGIDAGVVEVVKFLNALSKPVASSNEIAQVGTISANNDKAIGDLIAEAMDKVGKDGVITVEESKTMDTHLETVEGMQFDRGYLSPYFVTNAENMETLLEDALILIYDKKISTMKDLLPILEKSSQTGRPLLIIAEDVDGEALATLVVNRLRGTLKVAAVKAPGFGDRRKAMLEDIAVLTGATVVSEDQGYKLENATLEYLGTAKTIIIDKDNTTIVDGAGEKEKLTARINEIKVQVENTTSDYDREKLQERLAKLAGGVAVLNVGAATEVEMKEKKARVEDALHATRAAVAEGIIPGGGVALLRAAEALKLTLEGDQQLGIDILRRALEEPIRQISKNSGWEDSIVVQKVKEGKDDFGFDARAEDFKNLLEAGILDPTKVARTALENAASIAGLLLTTECAITDKPEPSSAGGPGMDPGMGGMGGMGGMY, from the coding sequence ATGGCAAAATACATCGAATTTGATCAGGAAGCCCGGTCCAAACTAAAGACTGGTGTTGATATTCTGGCAAACGCTGTAAAAGTAACCCTGGGACCCAAGGGTCGTAATGTGGTTATCGACAAAAAGTTTGGTGCACCGACTATTACCAAAGATGGTGTCACCGTGGCAAAAGAAATCGAACTTGAAGATCCCCGTGAGAACATGGGTGCCCAGATGGTTCGCGAAGTTGCATCAAAGACGTCTGATATTGCTGGTGATGGAACCACTACTGCAACTGTACTTGCTCAGGCTATTGTTACCCAGGGCTTGAAGAATGTCACTGCTGGTGCCAATCCCATGGAAATCAAGCGGGGTATTGATGCTGGTGTTGTCGAGGTTGTCAAGTTTCTGAATGCGCTCAGCAAACCAGTGGCCAGCAGTAACGAGATTGCCCAGGTTGGAACCATTTCAGCCAATAATGACAAAGCTATTGGTGACTTGATCGCTGAGGCCATGGACAAAGTTGGTAAAGATGGTGTGATCACGGTGGAAGAATCCAAAACTATGGATACTCACCTTGAGACCGTTGAGGGCATGCAGTTTGATCGCGGTTATCTCTCCCCTTACTTCGTGACCAACGCTGAGAACATGGAAACCCTCCTAGAAGATGCCTTGATCCTGATCTATGATAAAAAGATCAGCACCATGAAAGACTTACTGCCAATTCTTGAGAAATCATCACAGACTGGCCGTCCGCTCCTCATCATCGCTGAAGATGTTGATGGTGAAGCTCTGGCTACTCTGGTTGTGAACCGTCTCCGCGGCACCTTAAAGGTTGCTGCTGTTAAGGCACCTGGTTTTGGTGATCGTCGGAAAGCCATGCTTGAGGACATTGCCGTTCTCACTGGTGCAACCGTTGTATCTGAAGACCAGGGTTACAAGTTAGAAAATGCAACCCTTGAGTATCTGGGTACAGCCAAAACTATCATCATTGACAAAGACAACACAACCATCGTTGATGGAGCTGGTGAAAAAGAGAAATTGACAGCCCGCATCAATGAGATCAAGGTTCAGGTTGAGAACACGACTTCTGATTATGATCGTGAAAAACTTCAGGAACGTCTGGCCAAATTGGCTGGTGGTGTTGCTGTACTGAATGTTGGTGCTGCTACTGAAGTTGAGATGAAAGAGAAGAAAGCTCGTGTTGAAGATGCTTTGCATGCTACACGTGCTGCTGTCGCTGAGGGAATCATCCCTGGTGGTGGTGTTGCTCTCCTGCGTGCCGCAGAGGCATTAAAACTGACACTTGAAGGTGATCAGCAGTTGGGTATTGATATTCTTCGTCGCGCCTTGGAAGAACCGATTCGTCAGATTTCCAAGAATTCTGGTTGGGAAGACTCCATTGTGGTACAGAAAGTCAAAGAAGGCAAAGATGACTTTGGTTTTGATGCTCGCGCTGAAGATTTTAAGAATCTTCTTGAAGCTGGTATCCTTGATCCAACCAAGGTGGCCCGTACAGCTCTTGAGAATGCAGCTTCAATTGCAGGTCTCTTGCTGACCACGGAATGTGCCATTACTGATAAGCCCGAACCATCATCAGCTGGAGGTCCAGGGATGGATCCTGGTATGGGTGGCATGGGCGGTATGGGTGGCATGTACTAA
- a CDS encoding dUTP diphosphatase: MHIKIQPHTPSSRERYEQHGHYHAGDAGLDLFIMEDQVIKAGETVPLKLQISCETSSGQPYYLMPRSSISKTPLRMSNSIGLIDGGYRGEIIGMVDNIKTEDYQVSAGDRLFQLVAMDGSPITFELVESLSETSRGAGGFGSTGN, encoded by the coding sequence ATGCATATAAAGATTCAACCACATACCCCCTCATCCCGCGAGCGCTATGAGCAGCATGGACACTACCATGCCGGTGATGCCGGTCTTGATTTGTTTATTATGGAAGATCAGGTCATCAAAGCTGGAGAAACAGTGCCCCTAAAATTGCAAATATCCTGCGAAACGTCCTCAGGCCAGCCCTACTATCTCATGCCCCGTTCAAGTATCTCCAAGACCCCTTTAAGGATGTCAAATTCAATCGGATTGATAGATGGCGGATACCGAGGTGAAATTATCGGTATGGTTGATAATATCAAAACCGAGGATTATCAAGTTTCTGCAGGTGATCGCTTGTTCCAATTGGTTGCCATGGATGGATCACCCATCACCTTTGAGCTAGTGGAATCCCTGAGTGAAACCAGTCGAGGAGCAGGCGGATTTGGCAGCACTGGGAACTAG
- a CDS encoding serine hydrolase produces MNTSRIFRFSVATLAIFLLVTCTHQPELVDSSPWVRATLKKLSLRQKISQMMVYSMSLDYLPAESARWKEIEGLLETDGIGFIHVWGGETASALTLLNQMQSRSMVPIMVQADLEYGLQKRFGAGTQIPWPMALAATGDPNLAFEAGRITAEEGRALGVHLALAPVVDVNNNPDNPIINTRAFSEDPDEVSRYAISFMQGLQSQGMLATAKHYPGHGDTQTDSHISLAKIPSDSARLWNVELKPFQAIIDAGVDLVMVGHLDAGEFQLEPGIPSSLSPYWLQDILRLKQGFKGAIITDAMAMGGITRNFPDRYALIQTIKAGSDIIIQNRNYKGSVDWVEEAVNDGLISESRIDESVMRILTLKQKLGLDKKKTLSLDDMQSRLGTTHNKRVAQDIMRKAVTLVRDQQNLVPVNLTDSQHVYIVDIRDWAHDHDQSTVSIELQRALPNSSSWILDNSDDVFAYDYVLESIPDSAHVIVNIFSRTKMNKDRVLLPPIQSTFVDSLSGKTPHLIVTSFGTPYLIRAFPDIPTYLVTYSNQTEMQRALARASLGKADIDGKLPITIPGIAQRGDGLSRIGLPFTSVTTHVKPRLQPTILQHVAPEDIGADPGKIMPFVNQALEENAWPGGVLLAAKDGKIFMHEYFGEHTYDSERHTYRGDIFDLASVTKVIATTSAAMKLYEEGKLNLDTTVVSYLPEFAGPDSTIDSLKQIITVKNLLTHTAGMKPFKKFFRMDAPSREALVDSVLQSELDTIPGTKYRYSDIGLITLGMVIEKLAGADLKTFTDSVIFKPLSMKATGYQPRARLDRIVPTEISELDSMLVHGFVHDENSHSLGGITGHAGLFSTAMDLARFAQMMLNKGSLGDTVIFKPETIELFTRRANMLDEENSRCLGWDSPHEASSGGVYLSANSFGHTGFTGTSIWIDPDNQMFVILLTNAVHPKRSYKYPNYFDWRQRVHASVYESLGFSEITPGLEWRDRWIEEERRRNSLWYKLFH; encoded by the coding sequence ATGAACACATCAAGGATATTCAGATTTTCTGTAGCAACCCTGGCGATATTTCTACTGGTCACCTGTACACATCAGCCTGAACTTGTTGATTCGTCACCCTGGGTAAGAGCCACACTCAAGAAATTAAGCCTGCGTCAAAAAATTTCTCAGATGATGGTTTATTCCATGAGCCTGGACTATCTGCCCGCAGAGTCAGCCCGTTGGAAGGAAATTGAAGGGCTCCTGGAAACGGATGGCATTGGCTTCATCCATGTCTGGGGTGGCGAGACCGCTTCTGCATTGACGCTGCTCAACCAAATGCAATCCAGATCCATGGTGCCCATCATGGTTCAGGCAGATCTGGAATACGGACTTCAAAAAAGATTTGGAGCTGGGACACAAATTCCGTGGCCCATGGCTCTGGCTGCCACAGGTGATCCAAACCTGGCTTTTGAAGCAGGTCGAATAACTGCTGAAGAAGGGCGCGCGCTTGGGGTACATCTCGCACTGGCTCCAGTCGTCGATGTGAATAACAACCCAGACAATCCCATCATTAACACCCGCGCTTTCAGTGAGGATCCTGATGAAGTTTCACGTTATGCCATCAGTTTTATGCAGGGACTTCAGTCACAGGGTATGCTGGCCACTGCCAAACACTATCCAGGGCATGGTGACACTCAGACTGATTCTCACATATCCCTGGCCAAAATTCCTTCTGATTCTGCTCGTCTATGGAATGTGGAGCTCAAACCTTTTCAAGCCATCATTGATGCTGGTGTTGATCTGGTGATGGTGGGTCATCTGGATGCAGGTGAATTTCAGTTGGAACCTGGAATCCCATCCAGTCTCTCGCCCTACTGGCTACAGGATATTTTGAGATTGAAGCAGGGATTTAAGGGAGCAATCATCACCGATGCCATGGCCATGGGAGGTATTACCCGAAATTTTCCTGATCGCTATGCCTTAATCCAGACCATTAAGGCTGGCTCTGATATCATTATACAGAATAGAAATTACAAGGGCTCAGTGGACTGGGTTGAGGAAGCCGTAAATGATGGATTGATCAGCGAAAGTCGGATTGATGAATCTGTGATGAGAATTTTAACTCTCAAGCAAAAACTTGGTCTGGATAAAAAGAAAACTTTAAGTCTGGATGACATGCAGTCCCGACTGGGCACCACCCATAACAAGCGTGTGGCTCAGGATATAATGAGAAAAGCTGTTACTCTCGTGCGTGATCAGCAAAATTTAGTACCGGTAAACCTGACTGATTCCCAACACGTCTACATTGTCGATATCCGTGATTGGGCTCATGATCATGACCAATCAACTGTTTCGATAGAGTTACAAAGAGCGCTGCCTAACTCTTCATCCTGGATATTGGACAATTCAGATGATGTTTTCGCCTATGACTATGTTTTGGAGAGCATCCCCGATTCAGCCCATGTCATCGTCAACATTTTTAGTCGCACCAAAATGAACAAGGATCGGGTACTTTTACCTCCTATTCAAAGTACCTTCGTTGATTCCCTCTCCGGCAAAACGCCCCATTTGATTGTTACAAGTTTTGGGACACCCTATTTAATCAGGGCTTTTCCAGACATCCCCACCTACCTCGTGACGTATAGTAATCAAACAGAAATGCAGCGAGCGCTGGCTAGAGCATCGCTGGGAAAAGCTGACATTGATGGTAAACTTCCCATCACTATTCCTGGAATAGCACAACGGGGGGATGGCTTATCACGAATTGGGCTCCCCTTTACCAGCGTCACGACCCACGTTAAGCCCAGGCTTCAGCCAACTATTCTGCAACATGTTGCTCCAGAAGACATAGGAGCTGACCCGGGCAAAATAATGCCCTTTGTGAATCAGGCTCTTGAGGAAAATGCGTGGCCAGGTGGCGTACTTCTGGCAGCCAAAGACGGCAAAATATTTATGCATGAATATTTTGGTGAACACACTTATGACTCAGAACGGCACACCTATCGGGGAGATATTTTCGATCTGGCATCTGTCACCAAGGTGATAGCTACAACCTCGGCAGCCATGAAACTTTATGAGGAAGGGAAACTCAACCTGGACACAACAGTGGTTTCCTATCTCCCAGAGTTTGCAGGGCCCGATTCAACAATTGATTCTTTAAAACAGATAATTACCGTGAAAAATCTGCTTACCCACACCGCAGGAATGAAACCCTTTAAGAAATTTTTTCGCATGGATGCACCCAGCCGGGAAGCCCTGGTGGACAGCGTGCTTCAATCAGAACTGGATACAATTCCAGGTACCAAATACAGGTATTCTGATATTGGTTTGATTACCCTTGGGATGGTGATTGAGAAGCTAGCCGGAGCTGATTTAAAAACCTTTACAGATAGTGTCATCTTCAAGCCCCTGTCTATGAAGGCAACTGGCTATCAACCCCGGGCGAGACTTGATCGTATTGTCCCAACTGAAATAAGTGAGTTGGACAGCATGCTGGTACATGGTTTTGTCCATGATGAAAACTCCCATTCCCTGGGTGGCATTACTGGCCATGCCGGTCTTTTTTCTACTGCCATGGATCTGGCCAGGTTTGCGCAGATGATGCTGAATAAGGGGTCGTTGGGTGATACCGTCATATTTAAACCAGAAACCATTGAATTATTCACACGTCGGGCGAACATGCTGGATGAAGAGAACTCCCGCTGTTTGGGATGGGATAGTCCTCATGAAGCCAGCTCAGGCGGTGTTTATCTAAGTGCCAATAGTTTTGGTCATACTGGGTTTACGGGAACCTCTATCTGGATTGATCCTGACAATCAAATGTTTGTCATTCTCCTCACCAATGCGGTGCACCCCAAACGTAGTTATAAGTATCCCAACTATTTTGACTGGCGTCAACGCGTCCACGCATCCGTATATGAAAGTCTGGGTTTTAGCGAAATCACACCGGGTCTGGAATGGAGAGATCGCTGGATCGAGGAAGAACGCCGTCGAAATTCCTTGTGGTATAAGCTTTTCCATTAA
- a CDS encoding ROK family transcriptional regulator, whose product MKKSNFHFVRQINEISVLRIVRDEGPISRSEVARRMGVSKVIIGGIVRRLLGTNILFEIGKGESTVQGGRRPVMLEFNADAGLAVGIEIHLHRATLLITNMNAEILHEGVVNFNNNTNPKAILTRITKSVEKMVGDEEKMKSILGVGIALPGLIDYENGSILSTHSLKAWEGFPIKSYFEESLDTKIYMENDVKAITLGEYHWGAGQQAKNVVYIWLGEGIGAGIIINGDIYRGITSSAGEVGYTEISARGINRGKYPILYQDQRRFGEILTTPHLEFSMQQAVSANGRMTTLRNTEINLQSIATAAKDDDPLALDALNEFGEILGILTIGVINFFNPELIIMGGPVIDKCPMVLDAAVRCAKADVLMIPAEVVQIKAGALKNRAGTLGAVGMVLQDLFKPPIVNLATYRSLILPE is encoded by the coding sequence ATGAAAAAATCCAATTTCCATTTCGTACGTCAAATTAATGAAATCTCAGTATTGCGTATTGTTCGTGATGAAGGACCTATTTCCAGATCTGAAGTCGCACGTAGAATGGGCGTTTCAAAAGTGATCATTGGCGGTATTGTTCGCCGTTTACTTGGAACCAATATTCTTTTTGAGATCGGCAAAGGGGAATCCACTGTTCAGGGTGGCAGAAGACCTGTGATGTTGGAGTTTAATGCCGATGCAGGTCTGGCAGTTGGAATAGAAATACATTTACATCGCGCCACCTTACTCATCACCAATATGAATGCAGAAATATTACATGAAGGCGTGGTGAATTTTAACAACAACACCAACCCCAAAGCCATTTTGACCCGAATAACCAAATCTGTTGAGAAAATGGTTGGTGATGAAGAGAAGATGAAATCGATTCTGGGTGTTGGTATTGCTTTACCAGGACTCATAGATTACGAGAACGGTTCTATTCTATCCACCCACTCCTTGAAAGCCTGGGAAGGTTTTCCCATTAAATCGTACTTTGAAGAATCTCTGGACACAAAAATCTATATGGAGAATGACGTAAAGGCCATCACACTGGGTGAATACCATTGGGGCGCCGGCCAGCAGGCAAAGAATGTTGTCTATATATGGCTTGGTGAAGGAATAGGGGCTGGAATCATTATCAACGGTGACATTTATCGTGGTATTACTTCCTCTGCCGGTGAAGTTGGTTATACCGAAATATCTGCCCGTGGGATTAATCGCGGCAAATATCCAATCCTTTATCAGGATCAACGCCGTTTTGGTGAGATTCTGACCACGCCACACTTAGAGTTTTCCATGCAACAGGCTGTAAGTGCAAATGGACGAATGACGACCCTTAGGAACACTGAAATCAATCTTCAAAGCATTGCCACCGCTGCAAAAGATGATGATCCTCTCGCACTGGATGCCCTCAATGAGTTCGGTGAAATACTTGGTATTCTCACGATTGGTGTGATCAATTTCTTTAATCCTGAATTGATTATCATGGGTGGACCCGTCATTGACAAGTGTCCCATGGTACTTGACGCCGCAGTGCGGTGTGCCAAGGCAGATGTCCTGATGATTCCTGCTGAAGTAGTGCAAATTAAAGCGGGTGCATTGAAGAATCGAGCCGGAACCCTGGGTGCAGTGGGAATGGTCCTTCAGGATTTATTTAAACCACCAATTGTAAATCTGGCAACCTACCGGTCGCTGATTTTACCAGAATAA
- a CDS encoding UvrB/UvrC motif-containing protein, translating to MDISKILSEWPFDPLTVSARIIKAKDGRQLVQMRVDLGLIQMEYTGRPDGYHPEGFDSYLDYYRSLAAKEKEFTLDPRQSFNLRQEGLQFYHRYLSLHQLKDYRGVIRDTRHNLDILNVIANYAGAVENITSQQHRPYVMMMNTSAKTMLKLEVDDKTEALRILKAGVRQIKHVYKNVLEDPQPDLSPEIFQLRELQHRITDDGVPSELPVQEKLEIELQMALLSENYEEAAILRDQISRSSK from the coding sequence ATGGATATTAGTAAGATATTAAGCGAATGGCCATTTGATCCCCTCACGGTTAGTGCTAGAATAATTAAGGCTAAAGATGGTAGACAACTCGTTCAGATGCGGGTTGATCTTGGTCTTATCCAGATGGAATACACCGGTAGACCAGATGGCTATCATCCTGAAGGTTTTGACTCTTACCTGGACTATTACCGCTCCTTGGCTGCCAAGGAAAAAGAATTCACCCTTGATCCGCGACAATCCTTCAACTTGAGACAAGAGGGGTTGCAGTTCTACCATCGCTATCTCAGTCTCCATCAATTGAAGGACTACCGTGGTGTCATTCGTGATACCCGCCACAATCTTGATATCCTCAACGTCATCGCCAATTATGCTGGAGCTGTAGAGAATATCACAAGTCAACAGCATCGACCCTATGTGATGATGATGAATACTTCTGCTAAAACCATGTTAAAACTTGAAGTGGACGATAAAACGGAAGCCTTGAGAATATTAAAAGCAGGTGTTCGTCAAATCAAACATGTCTATAAAAATGTTCTTGAGGATCCTCAACCAGATTTAAGTCCTGAAATTTTTCAACTTCGTGAATTGCAGCATCGCATCACTGATGATGGGGTTCCCTCTGAGTTACCGGTTCAGGAAAAGCTCGAAATTGAGCTGCAGATGGCTTTACTTTCTGAAAATTATGAGGAAGCAGCCATACTTAGAGACCAGATTTCCCGATCTTCCAAGTAG
- the rpsT gene encoding 30S ribosomal protein S20, with translation MPVKKTIAKRIRQADKARIRNKHYNSLMKSAIKKAMATDNAENATALGRSAIAVIDKVAATGIIHKNKAANQKSRVAKHMATFS, from the coding sequence ATGCCTGTAAAAAAGACCATCGCAAAACGTATCAGACAAGCTGATAAAGCTCGTATACGCAATAAGCATTATAATTCATTGATGAAAAGCGCTATCAAAAAAGCCATGGCTACAGACAATGCCGAGAACGCAACTGCTCTCGGTCGTTCTGCCATCGCAGTGATTGACAAAGTAGCCGCTACCGGAATTATCCATAAGAACAAAGCTGCTAACCAGAAATCGCGTGTTGCCAAACATATGGCCACCTTTTCCTAA
- a CDS encoding Crp/Fnr family transcriptional regulator codes for MSDRLEEIKDSLRMVPLFSDLNDKVLTHLAEVCQEKTYDKDQHILHQEQSGDNFFVIETGSVKVTRLAEDGREAVLAFLREGDFFGELAILDGETRSANVITLTECKIQTINRREFLDLLEHHPSVATALLMELALRLRKTDMHLEYLTLSDAEGKIASILIGLAEENGTYKMGDVTLGNMPMQQDIANMAGTTRETVSRMMKKLEEKHWLTRDGQKVIIRKYSKFKEIYQLKF; via the coding sequence ATGAGCGATCGGTTAGAAGAAATCAAAGATTCTTTAAGGATGGTTCCTCTATTCTCTGATCTAAACGACAAAGTGTTAACACATCTGGCCGAGGTCTGCCAGGAGAAAACCTACGACAAAGATCAGCATATACTCCATCAGGAGCAGTCCGGTGACAACTTTTTTGTAATTGAGACCGGTTCTGTAAAGGTTACTCGTCTGGCTGAAGATGGACGTGAAGCGGTTCTGGCCTTCCTGCGCGAGGGAGATTTCTTTGGGGAGCTGGCGATTCTGGACGGTGAAACAAGATCAGCAAATGTGATAACATTAACTGAATGCAAAATCCAAACCATCAATCGTCGCGAATTTTTAGATCTTCTGGAACATCACCCGTCAGTTGCTACCGCCCTGCTCATGGAATTGGCCTTGCGTCTTCGAAAAACTGACATGCACCTGGAATATCTGACACTTAGTGATGCAGAGGGTAAGATTGCATCTATACTCATCGGTTTGGCTGAAGAAAACGGAACCTATAAAATGGGAGACGTCACCCTTGGGAACATGCCCATGCAGCAGGATATTGCCAACATGGCTGGAACCACACGCGAAACGGTTTCACGTATGATGAAAAAATTAGAAGAGAAGCACTGGCTTACTCGTGATGGACAAAAGGTGATTATCCGTAAATACAGTAAGTTCAAGGAAATTTATCAGCTCAAATTCTGA
- the meaB gene encoding methylmalonyl Co-A mutase-associated GTPase MeaB yields MKIDLNGILDSKRLAISRALSYVENADNLDMAITDALFNHLGRAYRIGVTGPPGAGKSSLVDRIITYWRNLDKRIAVISVDPTSPFTGGAILGDRVRMGRHYADKGVFIRSMATRGSHGGLALRAQDAADIFDAAGYDVIVYETVGVGQVELDVAKAADTTLVVLVPESGDDIQAMKAGLMEIADLFIINKADRQGANQAFAQIQSMLEMRHPEKGLWPPQVIKTSALKDEGISALTDALAEHREFLDEHGIIRQNFRDRIRFKIKSHIDENVLHRFWTQERRMLLDQAMTTENVMSILPGKIVDSLLKDEAK; encoded by the coding sequence ATGAAAATTGATCTAAACGGAATATTAGATTCCAAGCGCCTGGCCATTTCCCGGGCGCTTTCATATGTAGAAAATGCCGATAATCTGGACATGGCTATAACAGATGCTTTATTCAACCATCTGGGTCGTGCTTATCGTATCGGCGTTACTGGACCCCCGGGGGCCGGGAAAAGCTCACTGGTCGATCGCATCATTACTTATTGGCGAAACCTGGACAAACGTATTGCTGTAATATCAGTTGATCCCACCAGTCCCTTTACTGGAGGTGCCATCCTGGGAGATAGAGTTCGTATGGGGCGTCACTATGCTGACAAAGGGGTTTTTATCAGGTCCATGGCCACGCGAGGCAGTCATGGCGGGTTGGCTCTCAGGGCCCAGGATGCTGCTGATATTTTCGATGCCGCGGGTTATGATGTTATTGTTTATGAGACAGTTGGAGTGGGTCAGGTGGAGTTGGATGTTGCCAAAGCGGCTGATACCACACTGGTTGTTCTCGTTCCAGAATCTGGAGATGATATTCAGGCCATGAAGGCGGGGCTCATGGAGATCGCAGATCTATTTATTATTAATAAAGCAGATAGACAGGGGGCCAATCAGGCTTTTGCACAGATACAATCCATGCTGGAAATGAGACATCCTGAAAAAGGGTTGTGGCCGCCCCAGGTCATCAAAACCAGTGCGCTCAAGGATGAAGGTATTTCAGCTTTGACAGACGCTCTGGCAGAACATCGCGAATTTTTAGATGAGCACGGTATCATTCGTCAGAATTTCAGGGACAGAATCCGATTTAAGATCAAATCTCATATTGATGAAAATGTCCTCCACAGATTTTGGACCCAGGAGAGAAGGATGCTATTGGATCAAGCAATGACTACTGAAAATGTCATGAGCATCTTGCCTGGAAAGATTGTGGATTCTCTATTGAAGGATGAAGCGAAGTAA
- a CDS encoding prepilin-type N-terminal cleavage/methylation domain-containing protein, with product MNRRYTHKNQPPYPDTIVSRNTSIAGFSLVELMIVILIIGVLAAVAVPIYRGGIEKAVRAEGEAALGSIRNEVRAYYGEWGVYPTEDLGQIMTQDWHNIQPGELDGNNFTENSYYYQGGGYIYLIGVHRGTVMEFHRSLNQDGLFQDWDVKVDE from the coding sequence ATGAATCGTCGCTACACACATAAGAATCAACCACCTTATCCGGATACAATTGTATCTCGAAATACATCCATTGCTGGATTTAGTCTGGTGGAGCTTATGATAGTCATCCTGATCATTGGTGTCCTCGCAGCTGTCGCAGTTCCCATATACCGGGGTGGTATTGAAAAAGCCGTTAGAGCTGAAGGCGAGGCTGCATTGGGTTCAATACGCAACGAAGTTCGAGCCTATTATGGTGAGTGGGGTGTATACCCTACTGAAGACCTAGGTCAAATTATGACCCAGGATTGGCATAACATCCAACCGGGTGAGTTGGATGGCAATAATTTCACAGAAAACTCCTATTACTACCAGGGTGGTGGTTACATCTATCTTATCGGTGTTCACCGGGGTACTGTTATGGAATTTCACCGCTCCCTTAACCAGGATGGCTTATTTCAAGACTGGGATGTTAAAGTTGATGAATAG
- the tatC gene encoding twin-arginine translocase subunit TatC, whose amino-acid sequence MSKVSNSEMPLLDHLEEMRWRVIKAFSSILLFAIIGFIFSNQLIYILSIPIEQTEPKLELLNTTILGVFLAKMRVAVVLGIVFSLPVIIHQIWKFIAPGLLDDERSFAPMLIITTILSFVVGGLFSYFVMIPWSLKFFAVLNYGLEGLVNYVTITDYLNYITILILFTGMAFELPVIVFILAKIGIVTPNILRKIRRFAYLGILMVSAIFTPADPFTMVGVAMPMILLYEISIFVAKLVKQKKQEKSEMEEVESEGINKEDELLEDFLG is encoded by the coding sequence ATGTCAAAAGTAAGCAATTCTGAAATGCCCCTGTTGGATCATCTGGAAGAGATGAGGTGGAGAGTAATTAAAGCCTTCAGCAGTATCCTCCTATTTGCCATCATTGGTTTCATTTTTTCCAACCAACTCATATACATTTTGAGCATTCCCATTGAACAAACTGAACCCAAGCTGGAGTTGTTGAATACAACCATCCTCGGCGTTTTCCTGGCTAAGATGCGTGTGGCAGTTGTCCTGGGTATTGTATTTTCTCTCCCCGTTATTATTCACCAGATTTGGAAGTTTATTGCACCGGGGCTTCTGGATGACGAGCGGTCATTTGCACCCATGCTCATTATCACCACCATCCTGAGCTTTGTTGTGGGTGGACTATTCTCATATTTTGTCATGATACCCTGGTCGCTGAAGTTTTTTGCAGTATTGAATTACGGCCTCGAAGGCCTGGTTAACTATGTAACCATCACCGACTATCTCAACTATATCACCATTCTAATTTTGTTTACAGGCATGGCCTTTGAACTTCCTGTCATTGTATTTATCCTGGCCAAGATCGGTATTGTGACTCCCAATATTTTGAGAAAAATTCGTCGCTTTGCATATCTCGGCATACTCATGGTTTCAGCTATTTTTACACCTGCTGATCCTTTTACCATGGTAGGGGTAGCCATGCCCATGATTCTCCTCTACGAAATCAGTATTTTTGTAGCCAAACTTGTGAAGCAAAAAAAGCAGGAAAAATCCGAGATGGAAGAAGTGGAATCTGAGGGAATAAATAAAGAGGACGAGTTGCTTGAAGATTTCCTTGGATGA